One stretch of Miscanthus floridulus cultivar M001 chromosome 18, ASM1932011v1, whole genome shotgun sequence DNA includes these proteins:
- the LOC136520524 gene encoding uncharacterized protein, producing MSPSADAAGPASSASAPPLAPLIAAQLNYLLSHSKLPIRVGQIWSGCRNGSPADRFTLAIPFCLDYVHWDFVYNALSPKVVPDVVFGPEDERFQPLVDYAVAGNGDKSCLARWDCRAPEGLLALVQELRELYIEYQKKQVHMVDDARVAFELSTVLSKEGIEVCMVPSADRPDEVKFAVPLLDSDLDFAQLVPGCPWRLPQKIHLQVIFPISRSSSYSSMPSAPRLKLISTPDLKSLLSVEDVKLPPWSNGMCLAEYLPALEDSLNGLLVEASASIGSRRRFIEALAPTFGRPLEADPIFCRRATILSISGIFTFLVHFAIPLQFPKQQPVLTLQSSQHCNADGTPIMSPPINDYPWSPRWDQAEMVERIYDFLTDECQNFKKFCSDAITQQK from the exons ATGTCTCCGTCCGCCGACGCCGCCGGGCCCGCCTCCTCCGCCTCGGCGCCCCCGCTCGCGCCCCTCATCGCAGCGCAGCTCAACTACCTCCTCTCGCACTCCAAGCTTCCCATCAGG GTGGGACAGATCTGGTCCGGCTGCCGCAACGGCAGCCCCGCCGATCGGTTCACGCTCGCCATCCCTTTCTGCCTCGACTACGTCCACT GGGATTTCGTGTACAATGCGCTGTCTCCCAAGGTGGTGCCAGACGTGGTGTTCGGGCCGGAGGACGAGAGGTTCCAGCCGCTGGTCGACTACGCTGTGGCTGGAAATGGCGATAAGAGCTGCTTGGCGCGTTGGGATTGCCGCGCCCCCGAGGGGCTCCTTGCCCTCGTACAGGAGCTCCG AGAATTGTACATTGAATACCAAAAGAAGCAGGTTCACATGGTGGATGATGCAAGAGTGGCGTTTGAACTAAGCACTGTTCTCTCTAAGGAG GGAATCGAAGTCTGCATGGTACCTTCTGCTGATAGG CCAGATGAGGTGAAATTTGCTGTACCACTTCTGGACTCTGACCTTGACTTTGCCCAACTGGTGCCAGGATGTCCTTGGAGATTACCTCAAAAGATCCATCTCCAG GTCATTTTTCCAATTAGTAGGAGTTCAAGCTACTCTTCTATGCCTTCTGCTCCACGACTCAAACTAATCTCAACACCAGATTTGAAGTCACTTCTCTCAGTTGAGGATGTGAAACTCCCTCCATGGTCAAATGGGAT GTGCTTGGCGGAGTATCTTCCTGCTTTAGAAGATAGTCTTAACGGTCTG CTTGTAGAGGCATCAGCTTCAATTGGTTCCAGAAGACGTTTTATTGAGGCACTAGCTCCTACCTTTGGGAGACCATTAGAGGCTGATCCG ATTTTTTGCAGGAGGGCTACAATTCTTTCCATTTCTGGAATTTTCACATTTCTG GTTCACTTTGCCATCCCCCTTCAATTCCCAAAGCAACAACCTGTCCTCACATTACAGAGTTCTCAG CACTGTAATGCTGACGGGACGCCTATTATGTCGCCCCCAATAAATGACTACCCCTGGAGTCCTAGATGGGATCAGGCAGAAATGGTTGAACGTATCTA TGACTTCCTGACTGACGAGTGCCAAAATTTCAAGAAGTTCTGCAGCGATGCTATCACTCAGCAGAAGTAG